The genomic stretch CGGGATCCTCGATGGCGACGTCACGGGACGTGTCCAGATAGACGGACGCGAATGGACCGGGCTGCTTGTAGAGAGGCTCCAGGAAGGAAAGTCTCATGATCACTCCCGAGTGGGCTGCCGGCGCCACGCGCCACCACGCCCGGGATGCCGCCGTACCAAGACACGTTCCGGTTGGCGCGCCGCGGCTCTTCCAACTCCAGGATGCGCCCGCCCGACGAGCCGCGCTTGCCCACCGCAGGAGCCGCGGGCGGCTGGCACCGACGAGCCCGACAGCCCGCCGGAGGTACCCGAACGGCCCTTCTGCGCGTGCCACCTCCCGGGGGCATCCTGCTCCTTCGCCTCGGCCACCTTCATCCGGGGAGCAGGAAGCTCGCTCAAGGTCAGCGGCACGGCCGCAGGGCCGACCAGCTCGGGGTGTGGGCGCACCTGGGCGAGGCGGTAGCCCGTCGGGCCCGACCGGTACAGCACGCTGTCCTCTCCGGTGCCGATGTCGGTGAAGAGGTGGAAGTCGTAGTCCATCGTCTCCAGCTCGAAGGCCGCCTCGTCGGGCGACTCCCAGGCCAGCGAGTAGGACTTGTGCCGCACGACCTGCCGCTCCTCGGCCGGGCGCGGGAAGTAGTCGAGGCGGTGGGTGGGCTCGCTGCCGTGACGCCACTCATGCAGGCCCGGCACGGGCGTCTTGCCGCGCCGGGCCTCCCAGTGCTGTTCGAGGCGTTCCAGCCGTGCGACGAGCCGGTCCTGCAGCAGGTCGACGGCCTCGGTCACAGTCGCGGCGGCCACGTGCGCACGAGCCGGACGCCCATTGACGTCCAGATTGGCCTGGGCGATCGCCGGCCGCTCGATGGCGGGGTTGGCCATGTGGGTCAGTTTGACGCGGGCGAACGGAACCGGCTCCCGCGTCCGGCTGGTGAGCGCCCTTACCTTCTCCTGTGCGTACTCGATGACTCCTGGCGGCATCTCCCCCTGTGTCTCCACCTGGATCTCGGGAGCCTGCTGTGGTGCCGATCGCTTCATGGCAGCGTCCTTGCGCCGTATGTACCACTGTCCACACCTGCGCTCATCGGGCCTGCACGCACGGCCAGTGTGCCCGTCCCTGGCTGATCAACTTCCTTGCTGTGAGCAGGACATCCCGAAGCGTCCGTACAGCAACGAGCCGGGAAGCTCGCTCCGAGTGGAGCCGACCGGGCTGCGCCGGACGTCAGGCAGCGGTGATCCGGGTGCCGATGTCACGCCCCTCGCAGATCGCCGGCATGGCGCCCGCTGCCGTCACGCCGAAGACGTGCATGACCAGGTTCTGCTCCTCGGCCAGCACGAAAACGGCGGTTTGCATCACCTTTACGGAATCACCCAGCCGATACGGACAGACATAAGACCAGGGGTCGGGCAGCCGTCACATGGGCGCACCTCCCCAACTGGAAGACCCCTGCGGACCCTAAGCGCATGGCCTCACGGTGCCGAGTCTCGGTGCGGCTGCCAACCGGCTCCACCCGCCCTAGCATGGAGCCCTGGGCAGGAAAAGAGAGAAGCCACAGCGGCGCCGTTTGTGCCCGGCGGACGCCCCCGAGCCTGTGCTGCAAACCCTGCCGCTTCTGAACAAAGCCAGCCTCGTAGGTGTGGATGAGGCCTCTCGGCACCTGGCGAAGCACGTCCTTCCCGCGGACAGACCGGAAGGGAAGATCCATGCCCCCCACGCACCCACCTGACTTCGAGCACTCGATCCACAGCGCGAACATCTGGCTCAAGGCGGTGTCGGAAGCCCTGGACACGGAGGACCGCCACCTCGCCCACCGGATCCTGCGCACCTGGCTGCACACGTTCCGTGACAGACTCACCGTCGACGT from Streptomyces roseochromogenus subsp. oscitans DS 12.976 encodes the following:
- a CDS encoding sigma 54 modulation/S30EA ribosomal C-terminal domain-containing protein; translation: MKRSAPQQAPEIQVETQGEMPPGVIEYAQEKVRALTSRTREPVPFARVKLTHMANPAIERPAIAQANLDVNGRPARAHVAAATVTEAVDLLQDRLVARLERLEQHWEARRGKTPVPGLHEWRHGSEPTHRLDYFPRPAEERQVVRHKSYSLAWESPDEAAFELETMDYDFHLFTDIGTGEDSVLYRSGPTGYRLAQVRPHPELVGPAAVPLTLSELPAPRMKVAEAKEQDAPGRWHAQKGRSGTSGGLSGSSVPAARGSCGGQARLVGRAHPGVGRAAARQPERVLVRRHPGRGGAWRRQPTRE